From a single Leishmania infantum JPCM5 genome chromosome 36 genomic region:
- a CDS encoding putative D-tyrosyl-tRNA deacylase, whose translation MKAVIQRVLSGSVTSEGEVVGSIQKGLAVLVGIARDDTADDTEYILRKILGVRVWSNEDGSKMWCRNVKEIDGEVLLISQFTLMHVMKGNKPDFHNAMPPEDALKVFNTLRDKLRCEYAPQKIATGNFQHYMNIHLSNDGPVTLILDSKKRS comes from the coding sequence ATGAAGGCTGTCATCCAGCGCGTTCTGAGCGGCTCTGTCACCTCAGAGGGTGAGGTGGTAGGTTCCATCCAGAAAGGGCTGGCCGTCCTTGTGGGGATCGCGCGTGACGACACGGCTGATGACACCGAATACATCCTCCGCAAGATTCTTGGTGTTCGGGTGTGGAGCAACGAGGATGGGTCCAAGATGTGGTGCCGCAACGTGAAGGAAATCGATGGAGAGGTGCTGCTCATTTCACAGTTTACGCTCATGCACGTCATGAAGGGTAACAAGCCGGACTTCCATAACGCCATGCCACCTGAAGACGCCCTCAAGGTGTTCAACACGCTTCGCGATAAACTGCGGTGCGAGTATGCCCCACAAAAGATTGCGACCGGCAACTTTCAGCACTACATGAACATCCACCTGTCGAACGACGGCCCCGTAACGCTCATCCTGGATAGCAAGAAAAGGAGTTGA
- a CDS encoding acetyltransferase-like protein yields MPAPVVTVRRAEREDTQRMYDLIMELAIYERAPECVVVSKAEMEEEGFGERPLWSAFVAELQETNDVKPRVIGMALYYYRYSTWRGRMLYLEDFVVTESHRGIGAGKVLFERVLQQAKEEGCHGMVWQALDWNAPAIDFYKKYDAEIDPGWVNCMLKF; encoded by the coding sequence ATGCCTGCTCCAGTCGTCACCGTTCGCCGCGCTGAGCGCGAGGACACTCAGCGCATGTATGACCTCATCATGGAGCTGGCTATCTACGAGCGGGCGCCCGAGTGTGTGGTTGTGTCCAaggcagagatggaggaggagggttTCGGCGAGCGACCTCTCTGGAGCGCCTTCGTGGCGGAACTACAAGAAACCAACGACGTGAAGCCGCGCGTGATTGGAATGGCGCTCTACTACTACCGGTACTCCACATGGCGTGGGCGTATGCTTTATCTCGAGGACTTCGTTGTCACGGAGTCGCATCGCGGCATTGGGGCCGGCAAGGTCCTCTTTGAGCGAGTTTTGCAGCAGGCGAAGGAAGAGGGCTGCCATGGAATGGTATGGCAGGCGTTGGACTGGAACGCACCGGCCATCGACTTCTACAAGAAGTACGACGCGGAGATCGACCCTGGCTGGGTGAACTGCATGCTCAAGTTTTAG